The Desmodus rotundus isolate HL8 chromosome 13, HLdesRot8A.1, whole genome shotgun sequence sequence TTGCCCAGAACACCTGTGACCCCCTGCCACCTTTGTGTGTCCCATGAGCTGGGCACTTCACACACACCAGCTCACTGAACGCCCCcgacccatttcacagaggaacaAACTGAGTTTCTGAGACATTAATAATGTTCCCAGGTCTCAGGGCTCGTCTCCACAGCTGAGTGTCTGATCCCCCTGCTCTGGCTGCCCTCCCTTGTCTGGGGCCCTGGGGGCGGATGGGGGGCAGCTCTCCCGTCAGGCGTGGCTGAGGTCCCTGTTTCTCTTCTGAAAGAGCCAGTGCCGTGTTGTTCCTTTCAGGGTCTCATCGCGAGAAGCCGGGCACCAGGGACCCAGGTCAGTTTTTCCTGGTGTGGGCACACTGGGCAGGGGGGCGGTTTGGAAAGGTAGGCTAGAGGGGTCTCCTGACATACCTGGGTGGGTCTGACTCCCGCGTCCCTTCAGGAGCCCACCTTCTGCACACCCTTAGATGGCAAGGCTGGGGGATGTTGTTTAAATTCCtcagacaggggaaaggaggccaGGCACCCTCCATTTGCTATGAAAAGAGGTCGTCCCTGTAACATTTCTGTCCTGTGGGCAGGCCTCTGCACCCTTCTCCCCTTTTTAATAAACTGCAGGCTGAAAGCCAGATAGAAGTGTGAGGGACAGAGGAGGCCCCAGGCTGTGATTCTTTCCATGCAGCCAGGACGGGTCAGACGGTGACACCTGGCCCACCCCATGGGCCCATGGCAGGAGGGTGAGCACAGACACACCTGAACCCATGGGCTGGGCTTGCCTTTTCCCCCAGGTGCTGGGCCCACCGCCGGCCTGATGCCGCCTCCCCTGAAGCCCAGGAAGGTCTGGATCGTCTACTCGGCTGACCACCCCCTCTATGTGGATGTGGTCCTAAAGTTCGCCCAGTTCCTGCTCACCGTCTGCGGCACTGAAGTGGCCCTTGACCTGCTAGAGGAGCAGGTCATTGCGGAGATGGGGGTCATGACCTGGGTGAGCCGCCAGAAGCAGGAGATGGTGGACAGCAACTCCAAGATTATCATTCTGTGCTCCCGAGGCACCCGGGCCAAGTGGCAGGCCATCCTCGGCTGGGAGGAGCCCACCGTCCAGCTCCACTGTGACCACCAGAGGCTTGCCGGGGACCTCTTCACTGCGGCCATGAACATGATCCTACCAGACTTCGAGAAGCCGGCCTGCTTCGGCACCTACATCATCTGCTACTTTAGTGGCATCAGCAGCGAGGACGACGTCCCTGACCTCTTCCACATCACGCCCAGGTACCCGCTCATGGACAAGTTTGAGGAGGTGTACTTCCGGATCCAGGACCTGGAGATGTTTGAGCCAGGCCGGATGCACTGTGTGGGGGAACTCACCGGGGACAACTACCTGCAGAGCCCCAGTGGCAGGCAGCTCCGGCAGGCTGTGGACCGGTTCCGTGAGTGGCAGGTgcagtgccctgactggtttgAACGCCAGAACCTTTGCTCAGCAGCTGACCAGGACCTCCAGTCCCTGGACGAAGAGGTATTTGAAGAGCCACTGCTGCCACCAGGAAGCAGGATTGCAAAGCAGATGCCGCTGGTACAGGAGCCCACCACCGAGGACGGCCTGGCAGTGGAGCTGCTCCTGACTGAGGAGGGTGGGCGAGTGGCCCGGCTACATACCCGGCATCAGCCCCAGGGGCAGCTGGTGGCCCAGAACCTGCAGACCACGGTGTTTGCCCTGGAGGCAGCCCCTCCCGCTCAGGCTCTGGAGCCTGTCTCTCCTGCTGTGCCCAGGAGCAGTGCAGCCAGTCAGGTGGCCATTGTAGAGGGAACTGAGGCCTGCCCACTGCTGGAGGGCTCTGGCCCCCGGCGGAACAGCGTCCTCTTCTACCCAGTGGACCTGGAGGACACCCCTCTCTGCAGCACCCCAAGGGTTTCATCAGACGACCTCCCCGAGGCTGTAAGGGAGCAGCTTGAAGGCTTGATGCTCTCACTCTTCCAGCAGAGCCTGCGCGGCCAGACCCCAGAGGGCTGGGGGCGGCCGGTGCTGGCCCTCCAAGAGCTACACACACCCTACGGGGAGGGGCAGCGAGAGTCAGTGCAATCTGACCAGGGCTACATCTCCAGAAGCTCCCCGCAGCCCCCCGATGGGCTGGTGGAAgtagaggaagaggaagccaGGCAGGACCTGGGACAGTCAGCCAAGCAACTGTCCCCAGAGGCGCTGGAGAGCCTGCGGAGTCTCCagagacagctcttcttccaggaGCTTCAGAAGGACTCAGGGTGGGACAGTATGGAGCCTGAGGGCCTGGTCACATAGGGCCTGCAGACCCAGAGCGTGAGAGGGAATGTGTGCGCCTGGGTGTgcacatgtgtctgtgtgtgtgtgtgtatatattcccGTGTGAAATGGTACCTTTCAAATGCAGGCACCCCGATTTTGATGCCTAGACACCCTTCATCATTTTCCTTTCTGGGACCATCTGGTCATCTTCCATCCTCACAAAAGTCTGCAGCCTGTACCTAGGAGCTGGCGGCAGTAGCCTGGAGTCTCCATCGTTCACGCATTTGTTCACTGTTGATTTTGTGCCTGCTATTCGCCAGGTGTCTGAGATACAGAGACAAACTGCACCTGTCATTGTCCTGGCCGCTAAGGAGCAGGTTTGCAAACAGAGGATGGTGTGCAAGCTGTGAAGGCCCaactgaggcctgcctggggccaggaaaacagaaggggcccctggcccagggcacAGTCCTGGAGTAGGTGATGTGTAAGCCAAAGAAGAGGCAACTTCCCTGGGCCGGCTGGGAGCTTGTGCTTGGAAGAGGCACtggtgctggggagggaggagccagCCCCCTGCAGGCTACGCAATGAGCCTGGGGAGCCATGGTGGAGAGTCAGCCACAGCCCAGGCTGGGCACTGGGCCATCAGCCTGAAGGCCTGGCACTCCTCGGATGTGATGAGCTGTTGCCCTGCaaaggcagcagctgggggcCAAGCATAGCTGGGAGCTACCACAGCTCATTCTGGAAAGAGGAGAGACAACTGCGATGTGAAAGTAAACAGCATTCATCAGGGAGAAGGGCCTGAAGCCCTGAGCTCCTTCCTCCTTACCCCATACCCCATACCCCACACTGGGTCCAGCAGCAAAGCGAACTGAGTATGAGCTATGGAGGGTCCACATGGGGCAGTGGGAGGACGGTGAGGCTCTGGGCAGGCCCTTTGCGGGAGAGGGGAGTGCACCATGCTGATCTTATTACAGGTATGAGGTTCAAAGGCAACATTTGAGGAGAGACACTCAGAGCCAGTGCGTGAGGTTGTTCCTGGGAGAGCACCCCGGGATGCCATCTGGCCCTGCAGCCGAGGGTGTGCTGCTGCCTGTGCCTGAGCGCTTACCTGAAGCTTTGAGtgtcatgggggggggggggcaggaaggggaggagaggattGTGAAACATGATGGGAAAGCAGGCAACTTGGctgcacatgtatgtgtgtgaaagagaggATCAATAAAAGGATGCACACATTGAACTCTGGGAAGGGTTCCTGGTGGTGGTTTTTGAGTCACATGTTCCCACAGGTCAAGAAGCTCCTTGTTGGGGAGTCCTGTTTTGCAGGGAGAATGAGCCAGGGAGCAGCAGGACCACTGGGGCTGAGGTCCCAGCCAGTGTCTAGTCCTGATCCAGCCTAAAAGCCACAAAGGACccggtcggggggggggggggcccagatGGGACACCTGTGTCCCCTCAAAGTCCTTAAGTTGAAATCCTAACTCCTGGGGTGAGGGGTTAGTGCCCTTCCGAAAGAGACTCTGGAGAgctccctccccctgctgccatgtgaggacacagcgaggTGGTCACCTAAGCACCAGGCTCTCACCGGACATCGCATCTGTTCAGCATTGACCTGGGACTGCCCAGCCTCCAGGGCTTGGGGAAACAAACGCCTGCTATTTGTATATGACCTGCCTGGTCTACAGGACTGTCCCAGGTGTGAGGGAATGAGGGAAGAAAGCCACCGTgtcctcccagcctccagcctctcgGGGTCCCTCTCGTCAGTGGCCACGACCGGGAGGTGGGCCTCCTGGTGTTGGGACGCCCTCCCCGCTGTCCGTCAGTGAGCGCTCACTAAGTGTCTGCGGTGTGGCCGCCACGAGGGACCCATCCTTCACCCGGGCAGGGCTCCGCCTGGCAGCAGCGTGTGGGTCCTGGTGCCCAGAAGCGCACTGGCATCGGTGCTGTGTCCCCGCAAACCTTGCACTCTGGCTCTGCTGCCCACTCTGTCCCTTTTATGTGTGGGGCTGCTGCTTTTTTC is a genomic window containing:
- the IL17RA gene encoding interleukin-17 receptor A isoform X2; amino-acid sequence: MRPARPLAAPLAPGRALRPGAGTMGAPRRRPLSLLGPRLGLLLLLLLLRWPARGGAALRLLDHPAPVCSQEGLNCQVKNSTCLDDSWIQPRNLTPSSPKDVQVEVRVARTQDGDRVPVVHVKWALQTDASILYLEGAELSVLQLNTNERLCVKFEFLSKLQHHRKRWRFAFSHFVVEPGREYEVTVHHLPKPIPDGDPNHQSRTLLVPNCDDRMMKETRPCVSSGSLWEPNITLDLLEASQQLQASFTPWNESARYQILLESFPRDDNQTCFQHTVDMPAPTAEALHQRANLTFLLPNGDWCCRHQLKIQPFFSSCLNDCDRRTVNVSCPETPDLPGPIADYVPLWVYVFITGVAILLVSSAILLILCMTWRLSGSHREKPGTRDPGAGPTAGLMPPPLKPRKVWIVYSADHPLYVDVVLKFAQFLLTVCGTEVALDLLEEQVIAEMGVMTWVSRQKQEMVDSNSKIIILCSRGTRAKWQAILGWEEPTVQLHCDHQRLAGDLFTAAMNMILPDFEKPACFGTYIICYFSGISSEDDVPDLFHITPRYPLMDKFEEVYFRIQDLEMFEPGRMHCVGELTGDNYLQSPSGRQLRQAVDRFREWQVQCPDWFERQNLCSAADQDLQSLDEEVFEEPLLPPGSRIAKQMPLVQEPTTEDGLAVELLLTEEGGRVARLHTRHQPQGQLVAQNLQTTVFALEAAPPAQALEPVSPAVPRSSAASQVAIVEGTEACPLLEGSGPRRNSVLFYPVDLEDTPLCSTPRVSSDDLPEAVREQLEGLMLSLFQQSLRGQTPEGWGRPVLALQELHTPYGEGQRESVQSDQGYISRSSPQPPDGLVEVEEEEARQDLGQSAKQLSPEALESLRSLQRQLFFQELQKDSGWDSMEPEGLVT
- the IL17RA gene encoding interleukin-17 receptor A isoform X1; translation: MRPARPLAAPLAPGRALRPGAGTMGAPRRRPLSLLGPRLGLLLLLLLLRWPARGGAALRLLDHPAPVCSQEGLNCQVKNSTCLDDSWIQPRNLTPSSPKDVQVEVRVARTQDGDRVPVVHVKWALQTDASILYLEGAELSVLQLNTNERLCVKFEFLSKLQHHRKRWRFAFSHFVVEPGREYEVTVHHLPKPIPDGDPNHQSRTLLVPNCDDRMMKETRPCVSSGSLWEPNITLDLLEASQQLQASFTPWNESARYQILLESFPRDDNQTCFQHTVDMPAPTAEALHQRANLTFLLPNGDWCCRHQLKIQPFFSSCLNDCDRRTVNVSCPETPDLPAGPIADYVPLWVYVFITGVAILLVSSAILLILCMTWRLSGSHREKPGTRDPGAGPTAGLMPPPLKPRKVWIVYSADHPLYVDVVLKFAQFLLTVCGTEVALDLLEEQVIAEMGVMTWVSRQKQEMVDSNSKIIILCSRGTRAKWQAILGWEEPTVQLHCDHQRLAGDLFTAAMNMILPDFEKPACFGTYIICYFSGISSEDDVPDLFHITPRYPLMDKFEEVYFRIQDLEMFEPGRMHCVGELTGDNYLQSPSGRQLRQAVDRFREWQVQCPDWFERQNLCSAADQDLQSLDEEVFEEPLLPPGSRIAKQMPLVQEPTTEDGLAVELLLTEEGGRVARLHTRHQPQGQLVAQNLQTTVFALEAAPPAQALEPVSPAVPRSSAASQVAIVEGTEACPLLEGSGPRRNSVLFYPVDLEDTPLCSTPRVSSDDLPEAVREQLEGLMLSLFQQSLRGQTPEGWGRPVLALQELHTPYGEGQRESVQSDQGYISRSSPQPPDGLVEVEEEEARQDLGQSAKQLSPEALESLRSLQRQLFFQELQKDSGWDSMEPEGLVT
- the IL17RA gene encoding interleukin-17 receptor A isoform X3 — its product is MRPARPLAAPLAPGRALRPGAGTMGAPRRRPLSLLGPRLGLLLLLLLLRWPARGGAALRLLDHPAPVCSQEGLNCQVKNSTCLDDSWIQPRNLTPSSPKDVQVEVRVARTQDGDRVPVVHVKWALQTDASILYLEGAELSVLQLNTNERLCVKFEFLSKLQHHRKRWRFAFSHFVVEPGREYEVTVHHLPKPIPDGDPNHQSRTLLVPNCDDRMMKETRPCVSSGSLWEPNITLDLLEASQQLQASFTPWNESARYQILLESFPRDDNQTCFQHTVDMPAPTAEALHQRANLTFLLPNGDWCCRHQLKIQPFFSSCLNDCDRRTVNVSCPETPDLPDYVPLWVYVFITGVAILLVSSAILLILCMTWRLSGSHREKPGTRDPGAGPTAGLMPPPLKPRKVWIVYSADHPLYVDVVLKFAQFLLTVCGTEVALDLLEEQVIAEMGVMTWVSRQKQEMVDSNSKIIILCSRGTRAKWQAILGWEEPTVQLHCDHQRLAGDLFTAAMNMILPDFEKPACFGTYIICYFSGISSEDDVPDLFHITPRYPLMDKFEEVYFRIQDLEMFEPGRMHCVGELTGDNYLQSPSGRQLRQAVDRFREWQVQCPDWFERQNLCSAADQDLQSLDEEVFEEPLLPPGSRIAKQMPLVQEPTTEDGLAVELLLTEEGGRVARLHTRHQPQGQLVAQNLQTTVFALEAAPPAQALEPVSPAVPRSSAASQVAIVEGTEACPLLEGSGPRRNSVLFYPVDLEDTPLCSTPRVSSDDLPEAVREQLEGLMLSLFQQSLRGQTPEGWGRPVLALQELHTPYGEGQRESVQSDQGYISRSSPQPPDGLVEVEEEEARQDLGQSAKQLSPEALESLRSLQRQLFFQELQKDSGWDSMEPEGLVT